A window of the Aquimarina spinulae genome harbors these coding sequences:
- a CDS encoding ankyrin repeat domain-containing protein codes for MKKLSILVMCMTVGLVLANDPVKNLNAYKVAKTEIINVSPFCISIAKGDYEMVKKMVELGSEVNKFSEGMTPLMYAARYNRLEIIKLLVANGAKINIKNAKGYNAIKYAELSGAKEAAVLLLELKKK; via the coding sequence ATGAAAAAGCTATCAATTTTAGTAATGTGTATGACGGTTGGTCTGGTCTTAGCAAACGATCCGGTGAAAAACCTTAATGCATATAAGGTTGCAAAAACAGAAATTATTAATGTATCTCCTTTTTGCATTTCAATCGCTAAAGGCGACTATGAAATGGTTAAAAAAATGGTCGAATTAGGGAGCGAAGTGAATAAATTTTCAGAAGGTATGACACCTCTTATGTATGCTGCTCGTTATAATCGATTAGAGATCATAAAACTTTTGGTTGCTAATGGAGCAAAAATCAATATTAAAAATGCGAAAGGCTATAATGCAATAAAATATGCAGAATTATCTGGAGCCAAAGAAGCTGCAGTCTTGTTATTAGAGCTTAAGAAAAAATAA